One part of the Paraglaciecola sp. L3A3 genome encodes these proteins:
- the hemE gene encoding uroporphyrinogen decarboxylase, with protein MQELQNDRYLRALLRQPVDVTPVWMMRQAGRYLPEYKATRAVAGDFMSLCKNAELACEVTLQPLRRFDLDAAILFSDILTIPDAMGLGLYFETGEGPRFERPLTCMGDIKKLPVLDPEDELGYVMNAVRTIRKNLQGQVPLIGFSGSPWTLATYMIEGGSSKAFTKIKKMAFSEPQALHLLLDKLADSVILYLNAQIAAGTQSVMVFDTWGGVLSGRDYNEFSLRYMHKIVDGLTRENDGRKVPVTLFTKNAGLWLESIAATGCDAVGLDWTVDMADAKKRIGDKVALQGNMDPSMLYAPAERIEQEVQLILDGFGKGDGHVFNLGHGIHLDVPPENAKVFIDAVHKLSKPFHL; from the coding sequence ATGCAAGAATTGCAGAACGATCGATATTTAAGGGCTTTGTTACGCCAACCCGTAGACGTCACACCTGTATGGATGATGCGCCAAGCTGGTCGATACTTACCTGAATATAAAGCGACACGCGCAGTGGCAGGAGATTTTATGTCCCTCTGCAAAAATGCAGAATTAGCTTGTGAAGTGACTTTACAACCCTTACGTCGATTTGATCTAGATGCAGCAATTCTTTTTTCCGATATTTTAACTATTCCTGATGCAATGGGATTAGGCCTGTATTTTGAAACAGGGGAAGGCCCAAGATTTGAACGACCACTAACTTGTATGGGGGATATTAAAAAATTACCCGTTTTAGATCCAGAAGATGAATTGGGTTATGTGATGAACGCTGTGCGGACCATCCGTAAAAATTTGCAGGGCCAAGTCCCTTTAATTGGTTTTTCTGGCAGCCCATGGACTTTAGCTACTTATATGATCGAAGGAGGCTCAAGTAAGGCTTTTACTAAAATCAAAAAAATGGCTTTTAGTGAACCTCAAGCTTTACATCTATTGTTAGATAAACTTGCGGACTCTGTAATTTTGTATTTAAACGCCCAAATCGCCGCTGGAACCCAGTCTGTTATGGTATTTGATACATGGGGTGGTGTGTTATCAGGTCGTGATTACAATGAGTTTTCGTTACGTTATATGCATAAAATTGTTGATGGTCTAACTCGTGAAAATGACGGCCGTAAAGTGCCAGTGACCCTATTTACTAAAAATGCCGGATTATGGCTTGAATCAATAGCTGCTACTGGATGTGATGCGGTTGGTCTGGATTGGACTGTAGATATGGCTGATGCGAAAAAACGTATTGGCGATAAAGTGGCCTTGCAAGGTAATATGGACCCTTCTATGTTATATGCCCCAGCAGAGAGAATTGAACAAGAAGTACAATTAATACTCGATGGTTTTGGTAAAGGTGATGGCCATGTATTTAACCTAGGACATGGTATTCATTTAGATGTCCCACCGGAAAATGCCAAGGTATTTATTGATGCGGTACATAAGTTGAGTAAACCTTTTCATCTTTAA